The following proteins come from a genomic window of Corallococcus sp. NCRR:
- a CDS encoding YbhB/YbcL family Raf kinase inhibitor-like protein translates to MPKPLELTSPKFKDGTPIPIAYTGEGDDKAPPLHWENLPAGAKSLALIVEDPDAPDPANPQRTFCHWVLYNLPVNAQSIPDGATLDVLPDGVKLGRNDFGRQDYGGPMPPIGSHRYFFKLYALDTVLPDLNQPTRTELLKAMQGHIVGETQLMGTYEKTHHRKH, encoded by the coding sequence ATGCCGAAGCCGCTCGAGCTCACCTCTCCGAAGTTCAAGGACGGGACGCCCATCCCCATCGCCTACACCGGCGAGGGCGACGACAAGGCCCCTCCCCTCCACTGGGAGAACCTCCCCGCCGGGGCCAAGAGCCTGGCGCTCATCGTGGAGGACCCGGACGCGCCGGACCCGGCGAACCCCCAGCGCACCTTCTGCCACTGGGTCCTTTACAACCTCCCGGTCAACGCCCAGAGCATCCCGGACGGGGCCACCCTGGACGTGCTGCCCGACGGGGTGAAGCTGGGGCGCAACGACTTCGGCCGGCAGGACTACGGCGGCCCCATGCCTCCCATCGGGAGCCACCGGTACTTCTTCAAGCTGTACGCCCTGGACACGGTGCTGCCGGACCTGAACCAGCCCACCCGCACGGAGCTGCTCAAGGCGATGCAGGGCCACATCGTGGGTGAGACGCAGCTCATGGGCACCTACGAGAAGACGCACCACCGCAAGCACTGA
- a CDS encoding MFS transporter: MIRQGVGAIREMVGLTRGLGNLRVMLGSGLLGMAASGLLNPVMPLYLRERGLGFQEIGALYTVGALLPIFVQPVLGALSDRHGRKPFVVGLSLVTSLMVPAVALVDDPQPLAAVMILKMLLSRSAAPVSNAMVADFAPAKQRATLFALLDATSNLVFVAALFASSAVIRALSVAGTFFLAGGLFLAGSLLLLGLDEPARPPRADAVRGGAGWGLVFRGLLSPFTYVKDRPGAAGLFLWQFFFTFALALFPTYLPLYAVELGAPREAVGPLVAASWLTYAFAQPFGGRLSDRLSRRVGLIVPGLAGMAVMAAVLGAAGWLPDGAALVTLVGAWVLLAIPDGLHRSSASALVVEQSPAPSERGRFMGALGACGALASVLAPVTYGFVAQAAGIGCTFLLSSGSLVLALACVSRVREASSHVTPEPAPVAALTPTSEPG, encoded by the coding sequence ATGATCCGCCAGGGCGTGGGCGCCATCCGGGAGATGGTCGGGCTGACGCGGGGGCTGGGAAATCTGAGGGTGATGCTGGGCTCGGGGCTCTTGGGCATGGCGGCCTCCGGCCTGCTCAACCCGGTGATGCCGTTGTACCTGCGCGAGCGCGGGCTGGGCTTCCAGGAGATTGGCGCGCTCTACACGGTGGGGGCGCTGCTGCCCATCTTCGTGCAGCCGGTGCTGGGGGCGCTGTCGGACCGCCATGGGCGCAAGCCCTTCGTGGTGGGGCTGTCGCTCGTCACGTCGCTGATGGTGCCGGCGGTGGCGCTGGTGGACGACCCGCAGCCGCTCGCCGCCGTGATGATCCTCAAGATGCTGCTGTCGCGCAGCGCGGCGCCGGTGTCCAACGCGATGGTGGCGGACTTCGCGCCCGCGAAGCAGCGCGCCACGCTCTTCGCGCTGCTGGATGCCACGTCCAACCTGGTGTTCGTCGCCGCGCTGTTCGCGTCCTCCGCCGTCATCCGCGCGCTGTCGGTGGCGGGCACCTTCTTCCTCGCGGGAGGCCTGTTCCTCGCGGGCAGCCTGCTGCTCCTGGGGCTGGACGAACCGGCGCGTCCTCCGCGCGCGGACGCCGTGCGCGGTGGCGCGGGGTGGGGCCTGGTGTTCCGGGGGCTGTTGTCGCCGTTCACCTACGTGAAGGACCGGCCGGGCGCGGCGGGGCTGTTCCTCTGGCAGTTCTTCTTCACCTTCGCGCTGGCGCTGTTCCCCACGTACCTGCCGCTGTACGCGGTGGAGCTGGGCGCCCCCCGGGAGGCGGTGGGGCCGCTGGTGGCGGCGTCGTGGCTGACGTACGCGTTCGCGCAGCCCTTCGGCGGGCGGCTGTCGGACCGGCTGTCGCGGCGCGTGGGCCTCATCGTGCCGGGCCTCGCGGGCATGGCGGTGATGGCGGCGGTGCTGGGGGCCGCGGGGTGGCTGCCGGACGGCGCCGCGTTGGTGACGCTGGTGGGGGCCTGGGTGCTGCTGGCGATTCCCGACGGCCTGCACCGCTCCTCCGCGTCCGCGCTGGTGGTGGAGCAGTCCCCGGCGCCCTCCGAGCGCGGCCGGTTCATGGGCGCGCTGGGCGCCTGCGGCGCGCTGGCCTCCGTGCTCGCGCCGGTCACCTACGGCTTCGTCGCGCAAGCCGCCGGCATCGGCTGCACGTTCCTTCTCTCATCGGGGTCCCTCGTGCTGGCGCTCGCCTGTGTGTCGCGCGTGCGCGAGGCGTCCTCACACGTCACGCCTGAACCGGCCCCCGTGGCCGCCCTCACCCCTACCTCGGAGCCCGGATGA
- a CDS encoding DUF692 domain-containing protein: MGLPFLGVGLSYRWDLNPHLARGNPGVDWLEVTPEHFLPLTPDSERRLELLAKRYPLVGHSLELSVGSDGVDAPGYRDGLKRIRHVTKSVWHGDHLCFTRVGNLPLRALTPVPLTEEAVATCVRNVKAAQADLDVPFVVENIAYLFHTPLNTLDEAEFLRRVVEGADCGLLLDLHNLHCNAVNHGFDPYAFLDRLPLERVVQVHLAGGVTMEGLRLDSHSAPSPEEVWRLLEYVAPRSPVRGVNFEMDSGFPPFARLVEELARARAILQRCGASAA; encoded by the coding sequence ATGGGCCTTCCCTTCCTGGGCGTGGGGCTCAGCTATCGCTGGGACCTCAATCCGCACCTGGCGCGCGGCAACCCCGGCGTGGACTGGCTGGAGGTGACGCCCGAGCACTTCCTGCCGCTCACGCCGGACTCGGAGCGGCGGCTGGAGCTGCTCGCGAAGCGCTACCCGCTGGTGGGCCACAGCCTGGAGCTGTCGGTGGGCTCGGACGGCGTGGACGCGCCCGGCTACCGGGACGGCTTGAAGCGCATCCGTCACGTCACCAAGAGCGTCTGGCACGGAGACCACCTGTGCTTCACGCGCGTGGGGAACCTGCCCCTGCGCGCGCTGACGCCGGTGCCGCTGACGGAGGAGGCGGTGGCCACGTGCGTGCGCAACGTGAAGGCGGCGCAGGCGGACCTGGACGTGCCCTTCGTGGTGGAGAACATCGCGTATCTCTTCCACACGCCGCTCAACACGCTGGATGAAGCGGAGTTCCTGCGCCGCGTGGTGGAGGGCGCGGACTGCGGGCTGCTGCTGGACTTGCACAACCTCCATTGCAACGCGGTCAATCACGGGTTCGACCCGTATGCCTTCCTGGACCGTCTGCCTTTGGAGCGCGTGGTGCAGGTGCACCTGGCGGGCGGCGTCACGATGGAGGGGTTGAGATTGGACAGCCACTCCGCGCCGTCGCCGGAAGAGGTGTGGCGCTTGTTGGAATACGTGGCGCCACGAAGCCCGGTGCGCGGGGTGAACTTCGAGATGGACAGCGGCTTTCCTCCGTTCGCGCGGCTGGTGGAGGAACTGGCTCGTGCGCGCGCCATCCTCCAGCGCTGCGGTGCGAGCGCGGCATGA
- a CDS encoding AtpZ/AtpI family protein, with translation MADQEPRKQEDAPGSELGETARQMRAAEPYISAVWKLVGGAVVGVLGGYFLDRWLGTSPWLLLGLSLVGIGVGFYGFLHAMARLGKRK, from the coding sequence ATGGCAGACCAGGAGCCTCGCAAGCAGGAGGACGCGCCGGGCAGTGAGCTGGGCGAGACGGCCCGGCAGATGCGGGCGGCGGAGCCGTACATCTCCGCGGTCTGGAAGCTGGTGGGCGGGGCGGTGGTGGGGGTCCTGGGAGGGTACTTCCTGGACCGGTGGCTGGGGACGTCGCCCTGGCTGCTCCTGGGCTTGAGCCTGGTGGGGATTGGCGTGGGGTTCTACGGCTTCCTTCATGCGATGGCGCGGCTGGGGAAGCGCAAGTGA
- a CDS encoding PqqD family protein produces the protein MNLPHAASGVIVQQQGEAFFLLDTEGGEVFRVNETAARIFELCQGDTSLEGAVASLALRLGAVGQEEAIRADVQRTVTQFQQLGLCEPSRPV, from the coding sequence TTGAACCTGCCCCACGCGGCCTCCGGCGTCATCGTCCAGCAGCAAGGTGAAGCCTTCTTCCTCCTGGACACGGAGGGCGGAGAGGTCTTCCGGGTGAACGAGACCGCCGCGCGCATCTTCGAGCTGTGCCAGGGCGACACGTCCCTGGAGGGAGCGGTGGCGTCGCTGGCGCTCCGGCTGGGCGCCGTGGGCCAGGAAGAGGCCATCCGCGCCGACGTCCAACGCACCGTGACGCAGTTCCAGCAACTGGGGCTGTGCGAGCCCTCGCGCCCCGTCTGA
- a CDS encoding carbohydrate binding family 9 domain-containing protein, whose translation MSPLRHVCRWGTALLAALVPTLGHADSTYKVTATRTQDAITIDGKGDEPAWQAAPEISGWYLTRVNYGKPAPDDTKVRILYDQDNLYFLFHCIDSKPERITGYTVQNEGFLHQEDNITIILDTFLDHRNAYYFWTNPLGVRTDGRIVDDGEAFSTNWRGEWETKSTIVKDGWISEVRIPFANFQFETKDEISFGMLLDREQSRNQEWSNWTPDGVNSAKVSRYPHLEGLKGIKPRSIFSITPYVATTVALKTTDDRGVFRPNVGADARIDPTPWLAVKLTANPDFSDAEADQSFLLLDTDMPLLPERRAFFTESEHLFIAPINVFTSRRIALRPHDRVWGGLQLTGKLGGLSFSMMDVQHRDLTGRDANGREVFENVNSGVIRLQQDIGKRSMISVVALNRSGRGGLFGDSDFQTVGVDGNFHLFEEFFIQAQALKSWSPLGNEDSDAYHVGLHRFDTLSEFWLQFEDIGKNYANPLGWTPVVDKQGYNSRLFLNPFPGWRFLPRLDVTWDSLWRRNHEHERTRWRNRLNVQPYLHHDFALYLEGIYDDNLGFRDRLGTFGFTLFPHDWQSYTLTAVAGRFLGGEIRGFNGAANIKIGPHIVARFSGFYTRNFNVPTNSDLYGTSGDGYSFSGYAQLRYHFSPDLYARLTLQKGGVYELADYNSVKGTFLDAMVGWHYRQWSDIFLVYTDQPFGGSQERRILSKISFNY comes from the coding sequence ATGAGCCCCCTTCGCCACGTGTGTCGCTGGGGCACCGCGCTGTTGGCCGCGCTGGTGCCCACGCTGGGACACGCTGATTCGACGTACAAGGTCACCGCGACGCGGACGCAGGACGCCATCACCATCGACGGCAAGGGGGATGAGCCCGCGTGGCAGGCGGCCCCGGAGATTTCCGGCTGGTACCTCACGCGCGTCAACTACGGCAAGCCCGCGCCGGACGACACGAAGGTCCGCATCCTCTACGACCAGGACAACCTCTACTTCCTCTTCCACTGCATCGACTCCAAGCCGGAGCGCATCACCGGCTACACGGTGCAGAACGAGGGGTTCCTCCACCAGGAGGACAACATCACCATCATCCTGGACACGTTCCTGGACCACCGGAACGCGTACTACTTCTGGACCAACCCGCTGGGTGTGCGCACCGACGGGCGCATCGTGGATGACGGCGAGGCGTTCTCCACCAACTGGCGCGGGGAATGGGAGACGAAGTCCACCATCGTGAAGGACGGGTGGATTTCAGAGGTGCGCATCCCGTTCGCCAACTTCCAGTTCGAGACGAAGGACGAAATCTCCTTCGGCATGCTCCTGGACCGCGAGCAGTCGCGCAACCAGGAGTGGAGCAACTGGACGCCGGACGGCGTCAACAGCGCGAAGGTGAGCCGCTATCCGCACCTGGAGGGGCTCAAGGGCATCAAGCCGCGCAGCATCTTCAGCATCACCCCGTACGTGGCCACCACGGTGGCGCTCAAGACCACGGACGACCGGGGCGTCTTCCGTCCCAACGTGGGCGCGGACGCGCGCATCGACCCGACGCCCTGGCTGGCGGTGAAGCTCACCGCCAACCCGGACTTCAGCGACGCGGAGGCCGACCAGAGCTTCCTCCTGCTGGACACGGACATGCCGCTGCTGCCGGAGCGCCGCGCGTTCTTCACGGAGAGCGAGCACCTCTTCATCGCGCCCATCAACGTCTTCACCTCGCGCCGCATCGCGCTGCGGCCGCATGACCGGGTGTGGGGCGGCCTGCAGCTCACCGGCAAGCTGGGGGGCTTGAGCTTCTCGATGATGGACGTGCAGCACCGCGACCTCACCGGGCGGGACGCCAACGGCCGTGAGGTCTTCGAGAACGTCAACTCCGGCGTCATCCGCTTGCAGCAGGACATCGGCAAGCGGTCGATGATCTCCGTGGTGGCGCTCAACCGCAGCGGGCGGGGCGGGCTGTTCGGGGACTCGGACTTCCAGACGGTGGGCGTGGACGGCAACTTCCACCTCTTCGAGGAGTTCTTCATCCAGGCGCAGGCGCTGAAGAGCTGGAGCCCGCTGGGCAACGAGGACTCGGACGCGTACCACGTGGGCCTGCACCGCTTCGACACGCTGTCGGAGTTCTGGTTGCAGTTCGAGGACATCGGGAAGAACTACGCGAACCCGCTGGGCTGGACGCCGGTGGTGGACAAGCAGGGCTACAACTCGCGCCTGTTCCTGAACCCGTTCCCCGGGTGGCGCTTCCTGCCCCGGCTGGACGTGACGTGGGACTCGCTGTGGCGCCGCAACCACGAGCACGAGCGCACGCGCTGGCGCAACCGCCTCAACGTGCAGCCCTACCTGCACCACGACTTCGCGCTCTACCTGGAGGGCATCTACGACGACAACCTGGGCTTCCGGGACCGGCTGGGCACGTTCGGCTTCACCCTGTTCCCGCACGACTGGCAGAGCTACACGCTGACCGCCGTCGCCGGCCGCTTCCTGGGCGGGGAGATCCGCGGCTTCAACGGCGCGGCGAACATCAAGATTGGACCGCATATCGTCGCGCGCTTCAGCGGCTTCTACACGCGCAACTTCAACGTGCCGACGAACAGCGACCTCTACGGCACGTCCGGGGACGGCTACAGCTTCTCCGGCTACGCGCAGCTGCGCTACCACTTCAGCCCGGACCTCTACGCGCGCCTGACCTTGCAGAAGGGCGGCGTGTACGAGCTGGCGGACTACAACTCCGTGAAGGGCACGTTCCTGGACGCGATGGTGGGGTGGCACTACCGCCAGTGGAGCGACATCTTCCTCGTCTACACGGATCAGCCCTTCGGCGGCTCCCAGGAGCGGCGGATCCTCTCGAAAATCTCCTTCAACTACTGA
- a CDS encoding GAF domain-containing protein, with the protein MGTVPEEPEAAYRLFDDMPLGVFVLRDGLLIHANAALSRLLGVAREQLMGKPVTALLWEPGPMEDPADRLARRLGSSPVAGTYEAWLHVGAGGLRVELTVHPHARDWVVQVRDVTSRVRRRMVLRRLAELGSAVRALHSEDAVREEVFRGLEALELGFAWLTPRGVGVELSVAGLSPRLVPHAPSLGGRVRVEAPGGWAPALVRTWREGDAWVEDLGVEASRFVSEARMDAVLAVFRRVETHRAVGVRIDVENAPMAMLVLASDWLSEEDVAAVRLFGQQVSSALDAARTIQRLSVRATALTALGRLASQAASAPHPRAFFGSGTEEISGLLGCDAVCLLLPADMRHEPGEPLELVYARGLSEDAVARVRRARLGSLPRPGGMPDAVQVLDAETCPAPTRDALRALAFQTLVSVPLRVRSRGVGTLSVLFHARRRLTALEVETLQAMGTHFAAAIESHRLLDEVRGRAEDLALMHEVGKALAATLELDRLLATGVTSLARIVDVPDAYVLLPDAQGNRLAVRAATGGHPELVGRHVSLDPSTNSLASQVFRTRQPMRVEDARLETRADEELRRAAEAQSYMVLPLAVHDQMVGVAVMVETRRPRRFTPSELERADAIANQLSLALEGARLVEDLKQSYAELARAQEQLVNRERLVALGELSAVVAHEVRNPLGAIFNSVATIRRIIGPESPAIPLVDIVGEEADRLNRIVADLLTFARPPSPHLYPVSVTQLLEEAVGSALSDVGGTSPPPVRVEWVMEEDVPSVTVDERLIRQCFLNVALNAVQAMLPQGGTLRVAARRAWMDRPGVQVEISDTGPGIPAELRVRVFEPFFTTKAQGTGLGLAVVKRIIDSHVGQVSLDAPETGKGTIFRLFLPLEPPVAPNLPLTGA; encoded by the coding sequence GTGGGGACGGTTCCCGAGGAACCGGAGGCGGCGTACCGCCTCTTCGACGACATGCCCCTGGGCGTGTTCGTGCTTCGGGACGGCCTGCTCATCCACGCCAACGCCGCCCTGTCACGCCTGCTGGGCGTGGCGCGCGAGCAGCTGATGGGCAAGCCGGTGACGGCGCTCCTGTGGGAGCCGGGGCCCATGGAGGACCCGGCGGATCGGCTCGCGCGGCGGCTGGGTTCATCGCCCGTGGCGGGCACCTACGAAGCGTGGCTGCACGTGGGCGCTGGCGGGCTGCGCGTGGAATTGACCGTGCATCCGCATGCCAGGGATTGGGTGGTGCAGGTGCGCGATGTGACGTCCCGCGTCCGGCGCCGCATGGTGCTGCGGCGGCTGGCGGAGCTGGGGAGCGCGGTGCGCGCGCTGCACTCCGAGGACGCGGTGCGCGAGGAGGTGTTCCGCGGGCTGGAGGCGCTGGAGCTGGGCTTCGCGTGGCTGACGCCCCGGGGCGTGGGCGTGGAGCTGTCCGTGGCGGGCCTGTCCCCCCGGCTGGTGCCGCACGCGCCGTCCCTGGGAGGCCGCGTGCGGGTGGAGGCCCCGGGCGGCTGGGCGCCCGCGCTGGTGCGCACCTGGCGCGAAGGCGACGCGTGGGTGGAGGACCTGGGCGTGGAGGCGTCCCGGTTCGTCTCCGAAGCGCGCATGGACGCGGTGCTGGCGGTGTTCCGGCGCGTGGAGACGCACCGGGCGGTGGGCGTGCGCATCGACGTGGAGAACGCGCCCATGGCCATGCTCGTGCTGGCCTCCGACTGGTTGAGCGAGGAGGACGTGGCGGCGGTGCGGCTGTTCGGCCAGCAGGTGTCCTCCGCGCTGGACGCGGCGCGCACCATCCAGCGGCTGAGCGTGCGCGCGACGGCGCTCACCGCGCTGGGACGGCTGGCGTCCCAGGCCGCGTCCGCGCCCCACCCGCGCGCCTTCTTCGGCTCCGGCACGGAGGAAATCTCGGGCCTGCTGGGCTGTGACGCCGTGTGCCTGCTGCTGCCCGCGGACATGCGGCACGAGCCGGGCGAGCCCCTGGAGCTCGTGTACGCGCGCGGCCTGTCCGAGGACGCGGTGGCGCGCGTGCGCCGCGCGCGGCTGGGGTCGCTTCCCCGTCCGGGCGGGATGCCGGACGCCGTGCAGGTGCTGGACGCGGAGACGTGTCCCGCGCCCACGCGCGACGCGCTCCGGGCGCTGGCGTTCCAGACGCTGGTGTCGGTGCCGCTGCGGGTGCGCTCGCGCGGCGTGGGCACGTTGAGCGTGCTGTTCCACGCGCGCCGCCGGCTCACCGCGCTGGAGGTGGAGACGCTCCAGGCCATGGGCACGCACTTCGCGGCGGCCATTGAGTCCCACCGGCTGCTGGACGAGGTGCGCGGCCGGGCGGAGGACCTGGCGCTGATGCACGAGGTGGGCAAGGCGCTGGCGGCCACGCTGGAGCTGGACCGGCTGCTGGCCACGGGCGTCACCAGCCTGGCGCGCATCGTGGACGTGCCGGACGCGTACGTGCTCCTGCCGGATGCCCAGGGGAACCGGCTCGCCGTCCGCGCGGCGACGGGCGGCCACCCGGAGCTGGTGGGGCGCCACGTGTCGCTGGACCCGTCGACGAACTCGCTCGCGAGCCAGGTGTTCCGCACGCGCCAGCCGATGCGCGTGGAGGACGCGCGGCTGGAGACGCGGGCGGACGAGGAGCTGCGCCGCGCGGCGGAGGCCCAGTCGTACATGGTGCTGCCGCTCGCCGTGCATGACCAGATGGTGGGCGTGGCGGTGATGGTGGAGACGCGCCGGCCGCGCCGCTTCACGCCCTCCGAGCTGGAGCGCGCGGACGCCATCGCCAACCAGCTGTCGCTGGCGCTGGAGGGCGCGCGGCTGGTGGAGGACCTGAAGCAGAGCTACGCGGAGCTGGCGCGCGCGCAGGAGCAGCTGGTCAACCGCGAGCGGCTGGTCGCGCTGGGTGAGCTGTCCGCGGTGGTGGCCCACGAGGTGCGCAACCCCCTGGGCGCCATCTTCAACTCGGTGGCCACCATCCGCCGCATCATCGGGCCGGAGAGCCCGGCCATCCCGCTGGTGGACATCGTGGGAGAGGAGGCGGACCGGCTCAACCGCATCGTCGCGGACCTGCTCACGTTCGCGCGGCCTCCGTCGCCGCACCTGTACCCGGTGTCGGTGACGCAGCTCTTGGAGGAGGCGGTGGGCAGCGCGCTCTCCGACGTGGGCGGCACCTCGCCGCCGCCGGTGCGGGTGGAGTGGGTGATGGAGGAGGACGTGCCGTCGGTGACGGTGGACGAGCGGCTCATCCGCCAGTGCTTCCTCAACGTGGCGCTCAACGCCGTGCAGGCCATGCTGCCCCAGGGCGGCACGCTGCGCGTGGCGGCGCGCAGGGCGTGGATGGACCGGCCCGGCGTGCAGGTGGAGATCAGCGACACGGGGCCGGGCATCCCGGCGGAGCTGCGCGTGCGCGTCTTCGAGCCCTTCTTCACCACCAAGGCCCAGGGCACCGGGCTGGGGCTCGCCGTGGTGAAGCGCATCATCGACTCACACGTGGGCCAGGTGTCGCTGGACGCGCCGGAGACGGGCAAGGGCACCATCTTCCGCCTCTTCCTGCCGCTGGAGCCGCCGGTGGCGCCGAACCTGCCCCTGACGGGCGCGTGA
- a CDS encoding outer membrane protein, whose amino-acid sequence MRASRVVAGMVAWLFGVAGSADAAEDAPRKEEPRVELRAVAELGFLDVLSHSLRQGRNGTIFRFPEDGGQDNLYTFVRLSAELSLRGRHTLVFLVQPLDLQTQVVLRRDVTIDDLTFPENTNLDTRYAFPFYRASYLYDLLGGPERELSVGASLQLRNATFVFTSADGTLRRTSRDVGPVPLLKVRVRWPLGPNWWVGLEADGSYAPAAIINGDSDSATTGALLDASLRGGVRVTDQVDVFLNLRYLGGGARGTSDDNDDEFGDGFTSNWLNTATVSLGVQYRLPALD is encoded by the coding sequence ATGCGCGCGTCGCGAGTCGTGGCAGGAATGGTGGCGTGGCTGTTCGGGGTGGCGGGCTCCGCTGACGCGGCGGAGGACGCGCCGCGCAAGGAGGAGCCGCGCGTGGAGCTGCGCGCGGTGGCGGAGCTGGGCTTCCTGGACGTCCTGTCGCACAGCCTGCGCCAGGGGCGCAACGGGACCATCTTCCGCTTCCCGGAGGACGGCGGGCAGGACAACCTCTACACGTTCGTGCGCCTGAGCGCGGAGCTGTCCCTGCGCGGGCGACACACGCTGGTGTTCCTGGTGCAGCCGTTGGACCTCCAGACGCAGGTCGTGCTGCGGCGGGACGTCACGATTGACGACCTCACGTTCCCGGAGAACACGAATCTGGACACGCGCTACGCGTTCCCGTTCTACCGGGCCAGCTACCTCTACGACCTGCTCGGCGGCCCCGAGCGGGAGCTGTCCGTGGGCGCGTCCCTCCAGCTTCGCAACGCGACGTTCGTCTTCACGTCCGCGGACGGCACCCTGCGGCGGACCAGCCGGGACGTGGGGCCGGTGCCGCTGCTCAAGGTGCGCGTGCGCTGGCCGCTGGGGCCGAACTGGTGGGTGGGGCTGGAGGCGGATGGCAGCTACGCGCCGGCGGCCATCATCAACGGCGACAGCGACTCGGCCACGACGGGAGCGCTGCTGGACGCGAGCCTGCGCGGCGGCGTGCGCGTCACCGACCAGGTCGACGTGTTCCTCAACCTGCGCTACCTGGGCGGCGGCGCGCGGGGCACGTCGGACGACAACGACGACGAGTTCGGCGACGGCTTCACGAGCAACTGGCTGAACACCGCCACCGTGTCGCTGGGCGTCCAGTACCGGCTGCCGGCGCTGGATTGA
- a CDS encoding class I SAM-dependent methyltransferase: MTSADPQSLKRRYDEVSPKYDQGAPDATAIKLFWLTYEHLTWKPVEALLPKDGTAWRVLDAGGGGGKFGTRFAEAGHHVTVLDISPGMLDGARAQFAAKGLLDRVSFVEGNVAALELPDAAFDLVFCEGDPVSYCLEAYPSAVKELVRVAKPGAPVVLGVDNRYEAFSGYLKMGKPQEAFRTLHDGRTTCPYGLPVHAFTVRELERAVADAGAELLEIFGKPVMFFDMLKAMAASHGGTAEKPWDAWAAREEILALQEKLAHEGFAVLGQHFQVMARRKG, encoded by the coding sequence ATGACCTCCGCCGATCCGCAGAGCCTCAAGCGCCGCTACGACGAGGTGTCCCCGAAGTACGACCAGGGCGCGCCGGACGCCACGGCCATCAAGCTGTTCTGGCTGACGTATGAGCACCTCACCTGGAAGCCCGTGGAGGCGCTCCTGCCGAAGGACGGCACGGCCTGGCGCGTGCTGGACGCGGGCGGCGGGGGCGGCAAGTTCGGCACGCGCTTCGCGGAGGCAGGTCACCACGTCACCGTGCTGGACATCTCTCCGGGCATGCTCGACGGCGCCAGGGCGCAGTTCGCCGCGAAGGGCCTGCTGGACCGGGTGAGCTTCGTGGAGGGCAACGTCGCGGCGCTGGAGCTGCCGGACGCGGCCTTCGACCTGGTCTTCTGCGAAGGCGACCCGGTGTCGTACTGCCTGGAGGCGTACCCGAGCGCGGTGAAGGAGCTGGTGCGCGTGGCGAAGCCGGGCGCGCCGGTGGTGCTGGGCGTGGACAACCGCTACGAGGCGTTCTCCGGCTACCTGAAGATGGGCAAGCCGCAGGAGGCCTTCCGCACGCTCCACGACGGCCGCACCACGTGCCCGTATGGCCTGCCGGTGCACGCCTTCACGGTGCGCGAGCTGGAGCGCGCGGTGGCGGACGCGGGCGCGGAGCTGCTGGAGATCTTCGGCAAGCCGGTGATGTTCTTCGACATGCTCAAGGCGATGGCGGCCTCGCACGGCGGGACCGCGGAGAAGCCGTGGGACGCGTGGGCCGCGCGCGAGGAGATACTGGCGTTGCAGGAGAAGCTGGCGCACGAGGGCTTCGCCGTCCTGGGACAGCACTTCCAGGTGATGGCGCGGCGCAAGGGCTGA